One Cucumis sativus cultivar 9930 chromosome 1, Cucumber_9930_V3, whole genome shotgun sequence DNA segment encodes these proteins:
- the LOC101206600 gene encoding magnesium protoporphyrin IX methyltransferase, chloroplastic has protein sequence MAHSALSRYPTLCLHPDSTSNSRFFLSPTPIKLIKFSRTLNLNVSAVATELPIVDGATIAAIGGGSVAALAAVLSLTDPERRRRLQAEEVGGGDKDVVKEYFNNSGFQRWKKIYGETDDVNRVQRDIRLGHSKTVENVMAMLKDEGSLRGVTVCDAGCGTGSLSIPLAKEGAMVFASDISAAMVAEAENKAKEEVVGGVVPKFEVKDLESLEGKYDTVVCLDVLIHYPQNKADGMIAHLASLAEKRLIISFAPKTFYYDLLKRVGELFPGPSKATRAYLHSEADVETALRRAGWKIRKRGLISTQFYFATLVEAVPA, from the exons ATGGCTCACTCTGCATTATCTCGATATCCCACACTTTGCTTGCACCCCGATTCTACCTCAAATTCTAGATTCTTCTTATCCCCAACACCTATCAAGCTcattaaattttcaagaacGCTCAATCTTAATGTCTCTGCTGTAGCTACCGAACTTCCCATCGTCGACGGAGCAACAATTGCAGCCATCGGTGGCGGTTCGGTTGCCGCGCTGGCTGCCGTTCTATCTCTGACCGATCCGGAGAGACGCCGCCGCCTGCAGGCCGAAGAGGTGGGTGGTGGCGACAAGGATGTGGTGAAGGAATACTTTAACAATTCGGGGTTTCAGAGGtggaagaaaatttatggagAGACGGATGATGTGAACCGGGTGCAACGAGACATTAGGTTGGGTCACTCCAAGACGGTGGAGAATGTGATGGCGATGTTGAAAGACGAGGGCTCACTGAGAGGAGTAACAGTGTGCGATGCCGGCTGTGGAACCGGTAGCTTATCTATTCCGCTAGCCAAGGAAGGCGCGATGGTCTTCGCTAGCGATATTTCTGCTGCTATGGTCGCGGAGGCCGAAAACAAG GCAAAAGAAGAGGTTGTGGGAGGCGTGGTGCCAAAATTTGAAGTGAAAGATTTGGAGAGCTTGGAAGGGAAATATGATACGGTGGTATGTCTAGATGTTTTAATACACTACCCCCAGAACAAGGCAGACGGAATGATTGCGCACCTTGCATCCCTAGCGGAAAAGCGTTTAATCATTAGCTTTGCGCCAAAAACATTTTACTACGATTTGTTGAAGAGGGTGGGAGAGTTGTTCCCCGGACCTTCAAAGGCAACTAGGGCATATCTGCACTCTGAGGCCGACGTCGAGACTGCATTGCGGAGGGCTGGCT